A window from Mangifera indica cultivar Alphonso chromosome 2, CATAS_Mindica_2.1, whole genome shotgun sequence encodes these proteins:
- the LOC123208933 gene encoding 18.1 kDa class I heat shock protein-like, producing the protein MSLIPSIFGGRRTNVFDPFSLDIWDPFDGFFTSAVANVPSSARETSAFANARIDWKETPEAHIFKADLPGLKKEEVKVEVEEGRILQISGERSKEQEEKNDKWHRVERSSGKFLRRFRLPEDAKMEQVKASMEDGVLTVTVPKEEEKKPQAKAIEISG; encoded by the coding sequence ATGTCACTCATTCCTAGCATTTTTGGTGGGCGAAGAACCAACGTGTTTGATCCCTTTTCTCTGGACATATGGGATCCATTTGATGGGTTCTTCACCTCAGCGGTGGCCAATGTGCCCTCTTCAGCTCGTGAAACATCGGCATTTGCTAATGCAAGAATCGACTGGAAGGAGACCCCAGAAGCTCACATTTTCAAAGCTGATCTTCCAGGGCTGAAAAAGGAAGAGGTgaaagttgaagttgaagaggGTAGAATTCTGCAGATAAGTGGAGAGAGAAGCAAAGAGCAAGAAGAGAAGAATGACAAGTGGCACCGCGTAGAGAGGAGCAGCGGGAAGTTCCTGAGGAGGTTTAGGTTGCCGGAGGATGCAAAGATGGAGCAAGTGAAAGCTAGCATGGAGGATGGAGTGCTCACTGTCACTGTTCCTaaggaggaggagaagaagCCTCAAGCTAAGGCCATTGAAATCTCTGgctaa